The stretch of DNA GTAGGCTGTCGCTTTCATGCGAAGAATACACTGGATAAAAACTATCTCTGGTTTGCCGAAAAATTCGGAGCACAGATTTTACCAGAAACCCTGGCCACCCGCATTGAACATCAAAATGGCATCTACACCGTTCATACCCGTAGCAGCACCTCATGGTTTTCTGCAAGGAAGAAAACATATCGCTCCCGGGGATTGGTCGTTAGCGGTGGTGTATTGGGCACTCTTGAGCTCCTACTGAAACAGAAATATGAAACCCGCACACTGCAAAACCTTTCCGACCAGTTAGGCAACCAAGTACGAACCAACTCGGAGATGATCTGCGGAGTACACTCCTTTGACCGCAAGCTCAATCATGGCATTGCCATCAGCAGTGTTTTTAATCCCGATGAAGTAACTCATGTAGAAGTGGTAAAATTTCCGGATACATCCGGATTGCTGGGCCGGCTGGGCACCTTAGCTACAGGACCCGGCAAACCTGCTATACGTACACTGAAACTCCTGGTTAATATTCTGCGGAATCCGTGGAAAGTACTACGTAGCTACCTGAATCCGAAAATTATGCGGGGCACAGTTATCCTCCTTGTTATGCAAACGCTGGATAATTCCATGAAGATGGTTTGGAAAAAGGGTCTCTTCGGTGGCAGAATGCATATGGAAAATCCGGGGAAAAGAGTGCCGGCATATATTGATATCGGACAGCAGGTAATGCAGCGCTATGCCGAAAAAGTAAACGGCATCGGGATAAACGCCATCACGGAAATCCTATTGGATATGTCCACTACAGCGCATATCCTTGGCGGCTGTCCGATGGGTGATTCCAGAGAAACCGGTGTCGTTAACGACAAATTCGAAGTATTTGGTTACCCGAATATGTACATTTTGGATGGTTCGGTTGTGCCGGCCAATCTGGGAGTCAATCCCAGTCTCACGATTACCGCATTAAGTGAATATGCGATGGCGCAAATACCGGAGAAAGAAGGTCATCAAGGTAAAAACCTCAACGAGCTGCTCCGTGAACAATCGCCCGCCTTTGTTTCGGGTTAAAGATTTTTTATAATCGTCAGACTATCTTCGCCCACAGTGTCTTCAGCTATCACATCTCCGGTGATTACAGGAGCTGAAATGCCGCTCCCGAAGCGCACCCTGCCGGTTAATATTCTTGCCTCATCCCAGTAACCGCTTTCAATAAAGCTATTCAGATATAACCGCTCCTCCCTCTACCATGAGCGACAATATACCCCGGCGGTACATATCATTTAGCATAGCATGCAACAATTCGGGCCCGTCTGGTATTCTGATATAGGTGATATGACCGTTTTTGTCTTCTTTCTTTAAATTATAAACAAGCACCTGCTGTCCTGTATCATCAAAAACATGAGCCGATGGAGGCACCCGCAGGTAGCGATCAATAATCACTCTCATAGGCTGCGCAGCATTCCACCACAAGCGGTTGGTCAGCCGGGGATTATCCGTCAACACCGTGCCGCTTCCAACAAGGATGGCGCTCTCTTCACTGCGCCAGCGATGCACCAGCCTGCGTGCGGTTTCACCCGTTATCCAATCCTGCCGGCCTGTTTTGCGCGCAAAAAACCCATCTTTAGTCTGCGCCCATTTAAGCATGATGTATGGGCGCTTCTTTTTATGAAACGTAAAGAATCTTCTGTTTAACCACGCTCCCGCTCCTTCAAGCACACCGCTGATTACCATACAGCCTGCTTGCCTCAGCCTGTGGATGCCTTTTCCGCTCACCACGGGATTGGGATCTACATTGGCTATTACAATTTTTTTTATTCCTGCACGCAGTATGAAGTCGGTACAGGGCGGGGTCTTACCCTGATGATTGCAGGGTTCCAGATTCACGTATAAGGTAGATTCAGGTATCCGGGGGTTCAGCTCGCGGGGAACGGCAGCAATGGCATGCACCTCGGCATGTGGCTCACCAAATGCCTTATGATATCCTTCCCCTATGATTCTGCCGGCATATACCAGCACAGCCCCTACCATAGGATTGGGAGCAACCCGTCCGGCTCCGAGAGCAGCCAAATCCAGGCAGCGCAACATATATTTTTCATCCGTCTTTTCCTCTGCCGGCATTGCGCTGATTATTTTTGACAACTTCGCAAAGCTATGACTTTGAACGACCTTTTAGAAGATGCCCGCAGGCAACTTGCCCCGATCTATGAAAAGCGGGAAATGGAAAATGTACTGACACTGCTGTGTGAAGAGTTACTGTCTCTGCGCGGGTATAGGCTACAAAAAAATATGGTATTACATGAAACGCAAATTGCCGCTTTCCGCAATGCCGTAGCGCGATTGGCCACGCATGAGCCGATACAGTATGTATTGGGCTATGCTGACTTTTACGGAATGAAGCTTAAGGTAAACCCGCACGTTTTGATTCCACGTCCCGAAACCGAAGAGCTGGTGATAAAAGCATCTCGCATTCTGGAGGCAATGCCGCATTCTGAGAAGATAACCGTTTTAGATATCGGAACAGGAAGCGGCTGTATAGCCATAGCCTTAAAGAAAACATTTCCTTCCATTAAAGTCACCGCTCTGGAACATAGCCCGGAAGCATTGCAAGTGGCGCAGGAAAATGCTTCAGCACATAATTGCATGATCCACTTCGTAGAAGCGGATTTTCTCCGGGAATCTACCTGGAATATGCTGGGTGTTTTTCATTTTATCCTTAGCAATCCCCCGTATATTACTCGGCAGGAATTCAGGATGCTGGATGCCCGTGTAAGAAATTATGAACCTCGCAAGGCACTAATGGCCGATGATCCCGACCCGTTTATTTTTTACAGCAAAATCGCCTCTTTTCTGGCGCATCATCTGCATCCGAACGGCTATTGCCTGCTGGAGCTAAACAGCATGCATGCATCTGCTGTGGCTTCGGTTTTCTCCTCTTCATACCCCCATGTAGTGATAGAAAAAGATATGTATAACAATGAGCGTTTTTTAATTGTCAGAAAAAACCTGCACCATGCACATCATCACCCGGCAGATTGAATTCTCCACACAAGGGTTCAGTAGTATTTACAACATAACTGACAGCATTCAGTCTCTGTTAGACAACTCAGGGCTCACAGAGGGACAGGTGCTTATTTTCGGTGTGGGCTCCACTACCGGCATTTGCACGCTGGAGTTTGAGCCAGGCTTAGTCAATCATGACCTGAAAAACATGCTGGAACACATTGCCTCTTACAAGCAGCACTATGCTCACAATAAAACATGGGGTGACGATAATGGGGCTTCTCACCTGCGCTCGGCACTCATTGGTACTTCGCTGAACGTTCCCTTTACAGGAGGGAAGCTCCTGTTAGGTACCTGGCAGCAAATTGTGTTTATTGATTTTGATACCTGCCCGCGCAACCGCAAAGTCATCGTGCAATTTACCGGTTGCTGAATCAAAAAACATCAGATAAGGTTAACTTTAAACGTCAGCTTCGTTTCATGTGTGAAGGTGATAAAGCGTTTGTTGTTTTTAAATATTTAAATCATGTTGCTATTGATTACTACCACCCTGCTGCTTGGCAGCCTTCTGTTGTCAGCTCAGGAATCTCCCGTACAGGGCGATGATCTTCTGAAATGCCTGGGCCAGCCACGAAACAGTGAATATGTATCCAAGCTGAATGCCTTTATTGGCAACAAAGAACCTAAAGAAGAAATCTCGTTTCTTAATTACGGCAAAGGCATTCAGGTAAATATTGAAAGGTCTATCGTAAAAAGCATTGACCTGTACAACTCAAACAACCCTTATAGCGCTGAGTTTAAGCGTTTCCCGGGTGAGCTTCCTCTGGGGATCAGCTTTAATCACACTATATTTCAGGTTAAACAACGCATAGGAGAAGGTTATGAAACCTCCGGTGAGGTAGATGGTGCTTTTCAGCTCATCAAAATTTTTAAGCTCAATGAAAATGATGACTATAAAATGGTAATTGAATTTAATGTGGGAAGGATGGTAGTCATGTCGCTTTCCTACATTGAGGGAGGCGCTGGCGGAGCTGACACTCCTGAAAAAGTGGAAGCCGCCATGGCCGGATTCAAGGGTAATGACTTTTTCACCATGATGCGGAAAAACCAGTATAACCTGGAGTATGGTCGTTTCCGCGACTTACTGGGACTACCGACCTACTACAGCCGAACCAGACAGCTCTTTGCTGATAAAGGAGTGGATGTGTTGTTTAATTCTTCAGGAAGCATTGAGAGTATCACCCTCTATGCAGGTGGACAACCCACCGGCTATAAAGATTACGTTTTTAAGCCCTATGAACTAGACCTTCCCTTTGGCATCAGGATGGAAAACACACGGCAGGCATTGCTGAAAAAACTGGGCGAACCGGCATCTGCCGATGGCAACCTGATCACCTATAACGAGCGTTATGCCCTCTTTCAGATAGCCTTTAAAGGTGATAAAATTGATTACGTAAGAATAGCTGTGGACCATCAGCGGGAGCTGCCTAAAGGAGCTCCGTCCAAGCCTTATGTTCCCAAGCAAAACTGAGGAAACTTCCTCAGCCTCAGAGTTTCACTACTTTGCGTGTGACTACTAATGCCTCTCCTGCACTCAGTCGCAGCAGATACACACCTGCATGCAGATCAACAGGAAGTACTACGGAATGACGTCCCGATGCAACAACTGACTCCATCAGAGAAGCTACCTTTTTACCATGCACATCAAACAACTCCAGTCTTGCATGCCCGGTATTTTCCATAAAAAAGTCCACCTTAAACGTATGTGCAAACGGATTGGGACTGACGGATAATTCACTGCCAAATGTCAGCAGGTCTTCGGTACTTACCCCGAAATCACAGATGCTGATAGAGTCATTCACCGCAATTACACCCGTATCAGGTGCTCCGGCAAGCACCCAGGAAAACAGCAACCGGAGGGTGGAATCCGGAAGACTCGGCTGACCATCGGGCATGTCTGCCCCTTCAAAAGGATCTTTAAGGGCCATGGGAGTATTGCCCGCACAACGCATCACTTTTCGCAACAGATAGCTCTGCACGGGAGCAAACGGCACTATAAGCTTATGACCAACTGAATCTTTTGCATAAGGATTTCTCGGGGTGCCATTAATGAGCTGACCATAGAGAGTTGCCATCGGAGCATCCACATTGAAAGAGTTGATAGGATTACCGCTTCCGTGGCAGGATGAGGAACTGCATTTGGTGTGCAGCACCTGGTAAATATTTTCCCATGTGCTCTGGGCACTAACAAGGTGCGCAGACAGCACAACTGTTAACATGGTAAAGCTCTTAATGGTTATAGTCTTCATATTCCTTATGCGTTTTTGAATCTGCGAAAGAAAGCAATTTATCACTAACAATCCACATTAATTTTCGGTAAATTTTCTCCAATAGCGCTCATGGAGCAAAAGCTTTTTTTGATTCTTTTCTTTTTCTCAGGTTATGATCAAGATAAATCTTGCGAAGGCGGATACTTTTGGGGGTTACTTCCACATACTCATCAGCCTGGATATACTCCATAGCTTCTTCCAGAGAAAATTTAACGGCAGGGGCAATTTTCATTTTGTCATCGGAGCCCGCAGCCCGTATATTGGTTAATTTCTTGGTGATATTTACGTTGACCACCAGATCATCAGGACGATTGTGCTCCCCTATTACCTGTCCGCTATATACTTCCTCTCCGGGTTCAATAAAAAACTTTCCACGATCCTGAAGTTTGTCAATAGAATAAGCAATAGCAGTTCCGGTTTCCATGGCAATGAGCGAACCCGCAGTACGCTCAGGAATATCTCCCTTCCACGGTTCAAAACTTTTAAAGCGATGAGCCATGATGGCTTCTCCCTGAGTAACGGTAAGAATAATATTTCGCAATCCGATCAATCCCCGGGACGGGATGGTAAATTCCAGATGAATACTATCTCCTTTGGGTTGCATGACAATCAGTTCGCCTCTGCGCCTGGTTACCTGCTCAATCACCTTTCCGGCTGTTTCTTCCGGCACATCAATGGTGAGGACCTCAACCGGCTCGCATTTCTTTCCCTCTATTTCCTTGATGATTACCCGTGGTTGCCCCACCTGTAGCTCGTAGCCCTCACGCCTCATGGTTTCAATTAAAATACTCAGATGCAGAATGCCTCTTCCATATACGATGTAGCTATCGGGCGAGTCGGTTTCTTCCACCCGCATGGCAAGATTGCGCTCTGTTTCTTTGAAAAGCCGCTCACGTAAATGACGGGAAGTAACAAACCGGCCTTCCTTACCAAAAAATGGCGAGTCATTCACGGTAAACAACATACTTATGGTAGGCTCGTCAATGGTGATAGGTGGCAAGCCTTCGGGCTGTTCAAAGTCGGCAATAGTGTCGCCAATTTCAAAACCTTCAATACCATTCACCGCACATAGATCGCCACAGGCTACCGCCTCCACCTTAACCTTGCCTAACCCCTCAAAAGTGAAAAGTTCTTTTACGCGGCTTTTCACTATGCTGCCATCCCGTTTCACCAGCGATACAGGGCTGTTTGCCTTCAGGGTTCCACGGGCAACACGCCCTATGGCAATGCGGCCAATGTAGTTGGAATAGTCCAGCGCAGTGATTTGCATCTGCACGGTGCCTTCCTTAACAGGAGGTGGCGGCACATGCTCCAGAATCATATCCAGCAAAGGCGTGATGTCCTGTGTTCTTACGCGCCAGTCTGTGGACATCCAGTTTTGCTTAGCAGAGCCATACACGGTAGGAAACTCAATCTGATCATCCTGCTGAGCAAGGTTAAAAATGAGTTCAAACATCGCTTCATGTACTTCATCGGGGCGACAGTTTTCCTTATCCACCTTATTGATAACCACCAACGGCTTGAGCCCCTGATTTAAAGCTTTGGAGAGTACATAGCGCGTTTGCGGCATGGGGCCTTCAAAAGCATCTACCAGCACCAGGGCTCCATCGGCCATGTTGAGCACACGCTCTACTTCTCCGCCAAAGTCCGCATGTCCGGGTGTATCAATGATGTTAATCTTAACTCCCTTGTAGATGACTGCCACATTTTTGGAAACAATGGTAATGCCGCGCTCCCTTTCCAGTTCATTATTATCCAGAATAAGCTCTCCGGTAACCTGATGTTCCTGAAAAACCTTGCACGCATGAATGATTTTATCAACGAGGGTAGTTTTTCCATGATCTACATGGGCGATAATAGCTACATTGCGAATGTTGGTCATATTTTTTAAAATCGGTTGCAAAAATACGACAAAAGAAAGCCTGACCGGGCGAATGGCTTCTTTTATCTTTACCGATAAAACCTCAAGAGCCCATGAAAACCCATGAAGTCTTCAACCAACCTCCTGCTCTGGAACATTTTAATTTGTATGATACGGACCGGCTGCTCACCTCACTGATTGCAGCACATGGAGCTCAATGGGCGGAATCTACTCTAAAAGAATACGGCAGTAAGCTGGGCAGCCCTGAATGGATTGAAAAAGGATTTCTTGCCAATACCTACACTCCGGTTTTTCATTCCCATGATCGCTTTGGTAACCGCATTGATTATATAGAATATCACCCTGCCTATCACGAGCTGATGGCAGCAGGCATTTACTATCATCTTCATGCGTTGCCCTGGGTGGAAGAAAGAAAGGGAGCCCACATGGCACGGCTGGCTTTAAATTACCTGCATGCGCAGAACGAAGCAGGCACCTGCTGCCCTATCACGATGACCTTTTCCTGCATACCTCCGCTCAGCAAATATTTTCCGAAGAAGGAAGAGTGGATACCCCGCATTCTGAGCCGCCACTATGATGCCGGCAATAAACCTTACACCGAAAAAGCAGGCATTACCATTGGCATGGCCATGACCGAAAAGCAAGGAGGCACAGACGTCAGAGCGAATACCACGCGTGCTGTTCCTCTGAGCCGCAGAGGACCCGGAGAAGCCTATTCCCTTACCGGTCATAAGTGGTTTTGTTCAGCCCCCATGTGTGACGCTTTCCTTACATTGGCTTATACCGATAACGGATTATCGTGTTTCCTTCTTCCGCGCTGGCTACCAGATGGCACAAAAAACAGCTGGTATATTCAGCGGCTGAAAAACAAGCTGGGCAATCGTTCCAATGCCTCCAGCGAAATTGAAATGGAGCAGGCCACTGCCTGGCTTATAGGAGAAGAAGGCCGTGGTGTACCTACTATCATTGAAATGGTGGCCATGACCCGTTATGACTGTATGATTGGCTCTTCAGGGCTGATGAAACGCGGAGTCACTGAAGCAGTACACCATTGCAGCTATCGCAAGGTGCAAGGTAAGCAGCTCATTCATCACCCGCTGATGCAAAATGTATTGGCCGACCTGTGTATTGAAGCTGAGGCGGCTTTGGCTCTTACCTGCCGTGCAGCCCGATGTCTGGAAAACGCCTCTTCCGAACAAGAGCAGCTTCTGCTGCGCCTGCTGCTGCCGGTAGGGAAATACTGGATTACCAAGCGTGCCGGCCCTTTGCTGGCCGAAGCCATGGAATGTATCGGAGGCAACGGCTATGTGGAGCAAAGCATTTTACCCCGTCTTTACCGCGAAGCACCCGTCAACGCAATATGGGAAGGCAGCGGCAACGTGCAATGTCTGGATGTATTAAGAGCAATCAGTAAAAATGCTGAAGCCCTTGACGTATTTCTGTCGGAACTGGAACAGGCACGGGGAAAACACCCGATGTACGATGAGTATTTGCAATATCTTAAAATTAACCTGACGATGTTTCAAAACGAGCCTGGACAGGCAAGACGATTTACCGAAAGTCTGGCAACAGCAATGCAGGCAGCTCAGCTATTGCAATATGGGAATCAGGCAGTGGCAGAAGCATTTTGTGTGTCGCGGCTGGGCAACCGAAACGGACACCTGCATGGCAACCTTCCGAACGGGGTCGCCTGTATGGAGATTATCCAGCGGCATCAGCCGCTGGCACTCTGAAACACTGCTGGATTCAGGCTTTGACCAATTCAATAACGGTTATTTCCGGCAGAATGCCTACCCGTCCGTGAAAACCCAGAAAGCCAAAGCCCCGGTTGACGTAAAGATATTGTCTGCCTTCCTTGTAAAGACCAGCCCATTCGCGATAGATATACTGGCTGGGGCTCCACCTGATATAGCCGGGTATTTCTATGCCGAACTGCCCCCCATGCGTATGACCTGATAGAGTAAGATCAATATCAGGATACTTTGACAATACCTCCCCGCGCCAGTGGGTGGGGTCATGTGAGAGCAGAATTTTGAAATCAGCCGATTCACTGCCTTTGACGGCCTTTTGCATATCCCCATAAGTATGGAAGCGCCCGTTTGCACTCCAGTTTTCCGAACCTATTATTGCCAGAGACTGATTCCCCTTGCGCAGCAAACGGTTTTCGTTCAGCAGCACGTCCCATCCCATGCGATGATGAATGTCAATCATTTGCTTTTTGTATTCGGCTTTCCGCCTTATGCGCTCCCGTTCAGAGCCGTAGCGGATATAATCTCCGTAATCGTGATTGCCAAAAATGGAATATACCCCTTCTTTAGCCTTAATCTGCTTGAAGATATCAATGAAACCCAGAGCCTCATCGGCATAGTAGTTTACCAGATCACCGGTGAAAAAAACCAGGTCGGGATTTTCGTCCATCACCATCCTCACTCCTCTTTCCACCTGTGCATGCGACACAAAGCTGCCTGTATGAATGTCAGACAGTTGAACAATTTTAAGTCCGTTGAAGGCGTCAGGCAGATGAGGCAGCACGAGCCGTGTGCGGTAGATGCGATAATTATATGCATTGCGCATCATGCCGTGGAGCCCGAGAATGAGGGGGATGCCACCGGCTACCATGGCTACCTGCCCGATAAATTGTGAACGGGTAATGAGTGATTGACCTGTGGCGGTGCCCTGAGAGGAATGGAAAAGGCCGGCTATCCAGCTTACGATGCGATATATATCTTCTGCTAAAAGAAACGGAATGGTAAACAACCGGGCTATATAAACCAGCATAATGGTAGAAAATAAAAAGGCGCGTACTCCTGGCGACCAATCTTGAAACTGAAATACAAGGGCAAGGGTAAAAACCCCGATGGTTAATGCGGTAAAACTCCAGTAAAGAAACCGGATGGAATGCCGGAAAGGAGCTGCCAGTTCACGTGTGGCTGATTTTACGGCCTGGAATGCGTAAGTATCTACAATTAAAATAAACCCGGTGATGACCAAATAAAACATCAAATATCGCATGATGCAGAATTCAACGTTGCGCTTTAACAATATTAGGCAAGGAAATGTTTATTTCGTGGAAATCAAAAGCAAAACATGCCTCCCAGATTGCTCCTCTTCTTTCTTCTGACGCTCACATTCAAAAGGTCTTCAGCACAGCATGTTTCTTCTCTGACATTCACCCGGGCAGATACCTTGCGCGGAGCTCTGACGCCCCTACGCTCCTGTTATGATGTCACTTTTTATGACCTTTCGGTGCAGGTGTTTCCTGACAGCCAGTTCATCCGGGGAACGGTAGTGATACACTTTATCGCAACGGAAAACTTCCGGAAGATGCAGATTGACCTTTTTGATAACATGCAGATTCACCGGATTAGGTGGATGAACGATACCGCATCCTGGGAGCGCATGGATAATGCCGTATTTGTTCATTTACCGCAAGAAGCCCTGCAGGGGCAGATATATACGCTGCAGATAACTTATTCCGGAAAGCCTCTTATTGCCCGCCTGCCCCCGTGGGATGGCGGTTTTATCTGGACTACCGATAA from Chitinophagales bacterium encodes:
- the prmC gene encoding release factor glutamine methyltransferase; this translates as MTLNDLLEDARRQLAPIYEKREMENVLTLLCEELLSLRGYRLQKNMVLHETQIAAFRNAVARLATHEPIQYVLGYADFYGMKLKVNPHVLIPRPETEELVIKASRILEAMPHSEKITVLDIGTGSGCIAIALKKTFPSIKVTALEHSPEALQVAQENASAHNCMIHFVEADFLRESTWNMLGVFHFILSNPPYITRQEFRMLDARVRNYEPRKALMADDPDPFIFYSKIASFLAHHLHPNGYCLLELNSMHASAVASVFSSSYPHVVIEKDMYNNERFLIVRKNLHHAHHHPAD
- a CDS encoding phosphoesterase, which translates into the protein MFYLVITGFILIVDTYAFQAVKSATRELAAPFRHSIRFLYWSFTALTIGVFTLALVFQFQDWSPGVRAFLFSTIMLVYIARLFTIPFLLAEDIYRIVSWIAGLFHSSQGTATGQSLITRSQFIGQVAMVAGGIPLILGLHGMMRNAYNYRIYRTRLVLPHLPDAFNGLKIVQLSDIHTGSFVSHAQVERGVRMVMDENPDLVFFTGDLVNYYADEALGFIDIFKQIKAKEGVYSIFGNHDYGDYIRYGSERERIRRKAEYKKQMIDIHHRMGWDVLLNENRLLRKGNQSLAIIGSENWSANGRFHTYGDMQKAVKGSESADFKILLSHDPTHWRGEVLSKYPDIDLTLSGHTHGGQFGIEIPGYIRWSPSQYIYREWAGLYKEGRQYLYVNRGFGFLGFHGRVGILPEITVIELVKA
- the ribD gene encoding riboflavin biosynthesis protein RibD (possible pseudo, frameshifted) — translated: MPAEEKTDEKYMLRCLDLAALGAGRVAPNPMVGAVLVYAGRIIGEGYHKAFGEPHAEVHAIAAVPRELNPRIPESTLYVNLEPCNHQGKTPPCTDFILRAGIKKIVIANVDPNPVVSGKGIHRLRQAGCMVISGVLEGAGAWLNRRFFTFHKKKRPYIMLKWAQTKDGFFARKTGRQDWITGETARRLVHRWRSEESAILVGSGTVLTDNPRLTNRLWWNAAQPMRVIIDRYLRVPPSAHVFDDTGQQVLVYNLKKEDKNGHITYIRIPDGPELLHAMLNDMYRRGILSLMVEGGAVISE
- a CDS encoding putative cholesterol oxidase ChoD, with the protein product MDDKIYDYIVIGSGFGGSVSAMRLSEKGYSVLVIEKGKRYTAGDFPKTNWNIFKYLWAPLIRCFGIQQLSFFKEVFVLSGVGVGGGSLVYANTHFVPPDAFFQNPVWAKFKDWKKTLLPFYEQAMFMLGTTKYQKIYEADRVLKEIAEEMGRGETFDNVNVGVYFGNTEKEVDPYFNGLGPARKGCVECAGCMVGCRFHAKNTLDKNYLWFAEKFGAQILPETLATRIEHQNGIYTVHTRSSTSWFSARKKTYRSRGLVVSGGVLGTLELLLKQKYETRTLQNLSDQLGNQVRTNSEMICGVHSFDRKLNHGIAISSVFNPDEVTHVEVVKFPDTSGLLGRLGTLATGPGKPAIRTLKLLVNILRNPWKVLRSYLNPKIMRGTVILLVMQTLDNSMKMVWKKGLFGGRMHMENPGKRVPAYIDIGQQVMQRYAEKVNGIGINAITEILLDMSTTAHILGGCPMGDSRETGVVNDKFEVFGYPNMYILDGSVVPANLGVNPSLTITALSEYAMAQIPEKEGHQGKNLNELLREQSPAFVSG
- a CDS encoding acyl-CoA dehydrogenase translates to MKTHEVFNQPPALEHFNLYDTDRLLTSLIAAHGAQWAESTLKEYGSKLGSPEWIEKGFLANTYTPVFHSHDRFGNRIDYIEYHPAYHELMAAGIYYHLHALPWVEERKGAHMARLALNYLHAQNEAGTCCPITMTFSCIPPLSKYFPKKEEWIPRILSRHYDAGNKPYTEKAGITIGMAMTEKQGGTDVRANTTRAVPLSRRGPGEAYSLTGHKWFCSAPMCDAFLTLAYTDNGLSCFLLPRWLPDGTKNSWYIQRLKNKLGNRSNASSEIEMEQATAWLIGEEGRGVPTIIEMVAMTRYDCMIGSSGLMKRGVTEAVHHCSYRKVQGKQLIHHPLMQNVLADLCIEAEAALALTCRAARCLENASSEQEQLLLRLLLPVGKYWITKRAGPLLAEAMECIGGNGYVEQSILPRLYREAPVNAIWEGSGNVQCLDVLRAISKNAEALDVFLSELEQARGKHPMYDEYLQYLKINLTMFQNEPGQARRFTESLATAMQAAQLLQYGNQAVAEAFCVSRLGNRNGHLHGNLPNGVACMEIIQRHQPLAL
- a CDS encoding GTP-binding protein codes for the protein MTNIRNVAIIAHVDHGKTTLVDKIIHACKVFQEHQVTGELILDNNELERERGITIVSKNVAVIYKGVKINIIDTPGHADFGGEVERVLNMADGALVLVDAFEGPMPQTRYVLSKALNQGLKPLVVINKVDKENCRPDEVHEAMFELIFNLAQQDDQIEFPTVYGSAKQNWMSTDWRVRTQDITPLLDMILEHVPPPPVKEGTVQMQITALDYSNYIGRIAIGRVARGTLKANSPVSLVKRDGSIVKSRVKELFTFEGLGKVKVEAVACGDLCAVNGIEGFEIGDTIADFEQPEGLPPITIDEPTISMLFTVNDSPFFGKEGRFVTSRHLRERLFKETERNLAMRVEETDSPDSYIVYGRGILHLSILIETMRREGYELQVGQPRVIIKEIEGKKCEPVEVLTIDVPEETAGKVIEQVTRRRGELIVMQPKGDSIHLEFTIPSRGLIGLRNIILTVTQGEAIMAHRFKSFEPWKGDIPERTAGSLIAMETGTAIAYSIDKLQDRGKFFIEPGEEVYSGQVIGEHNRPDDLVVNVNITKKLTNIRAAGSDDKMKIAPAVKFSLEEAMEYIQADEYVEVTPKSIRLRKIYLDHNLRKRKESKKAFAP